Within Candidatus Methanoperedens sp., the genomic segment CTATCAATGATTCCAATCCCGGGACGCCAAGAAAAACGAAACAAACAACTGCCGAAAACACCATTCCTATGACAAAATCCGAAAGTTTCGTGTTGTCAACCGACATCGCCCCGAAGCCTTCGTGTATTTTCCTGCCAAATGCCGCAACCGTGACCATTGACTGTTTTGCGCTTGTCTCTGCCACGACCAGTGCCAGCGTAAAAACCACGGCACTACTTTCCAGAATGGAGAAAAGCGAAGAGAAAATCCCAAGAATCGCGATTATGCAAAATACGACACCTCCCGTGCCAACAGCAATATCACGCATTGCCCGGACCTTTTTTTCCCTCGTGCCGTGCGCTGCGATACCGTCCCCGAAATCGGCCAGGCCATCGATATGATTGAACCCCGTGAGAAAGTAAATGGCTGTAATGACCACAAAGGAAGTCACCATCGGGGGAAATAATGCCGAGGATGCGAAACCTATCAGGGCAAGGATAATCCCGATGACCGCTCCCACGACGGGAAAGAAGTAAATGTGTTTCATGAGTTTCTCCACGCCTTCCTTGGTTATGCCTACCGGTATTGTGGTAAGGAAACCAAAACCGCTTCGGAGGGCAGAGAGCAGCTCACTCATCCCGCGAACCCGCTCCGTCTTTTCCCGGGAAGTGCTTTCTTTGCCTTTCCTCCGTCATCTTTTCCTCGCGAGTACATGTTCGCTGAGGCTCCACCGATGAGCCCTGCTACAACATCGTCCATGAAAGGCCCGAGTTTTGATAAGATTCCCGGCTTTAACTTATCAAACCTGACGTATTCAAATATCCCCTTGTCGCCGCTGATATATTTTGCTATGCTCATTCCTATCACTTCATCCACTATCAGAAAGGTCAGGTCCTTTTTGAAGGTCTCTTTGCTCATGCCGGGAAGTTCCCCCTTCTCGCCCTCCTTTTCAAGGAGCAGGCCTGCATAAAGCAGTATGCACAGGTTTGGGTCGGAGAGCGCAAGCCTGAGTTCCCTTTTAAAGACCTGCTGCGCAATATCCTTGTTTTCGACCCCGGGATGGGGGACATACAGCTCCATGGCTGCCGAGACCAGCACTTCTTCCGGGAGACCGGCGTCTTCAAGGACTTTCATGATGCCTTTCACATTATTATCTTCGACTTCCTCTGGCTGGTTCTTTTTCTTTTTTTCTTTCTTTATATCGGATAATTTCATTATTTCACCTGCTAACTTCTATTAGCAAAAATTCTGCTTTGAAACGTATTTAAACTGCAGATAAAAGCACATAAATGCAGATGATTCTTAATGAAACTAATGCCGTTATCCTTTAGCTTTGAATTGAATTTTAACCGCAGATTGGCGCTATGAAACGTATTTAAACCGCAGATGAACGCAGATAAACGCAGATGGTTTTTAATGAAACTGCTGTCATCATTTTTTTTCTTTGAAACCAATTTCAACCGCGAATTGATGCTTTGAGAAATATTCAACCGCATATCGGCGCTATAAAACGGTTTTAGTCCGCAGATGGGCGCAGATAAATAATGATAACATAAGTCGTTTCGGACATTTTTTAACCGCAGATGAACCTCCCGAGTCGCGCCTCGGGAGGGGGCATCCACGTCAACCGTTGCGCCAGTTGACGTCGCCCACACGTATGGTTTTGCCATACGTGGAGATACGTGTCTATGCGTCACGGCGAGCATGACGCCGATAAACGCAGATGCGTATTGGACAATTCTGCGCATGTCAGCGGGTATATGTGGTTTTTTATATACCATTCACTATCCTCTTAATTTCAACTCTTGGCTTGCTGAAATTGATAAGC encodes:
- the cobS gene encoding adenosylcobinamide-GDP ribazoletransferase, whose translation is MSELLSALRSGFGFLTTIPVGITKEGVEKLMKHIYFFPVVGAVIGIILALIGFASSALFPPMVTSFVVITAIYFLTGFNHIDGLADFGDGIAAHGTREKKVRAMRDIAVGTGGVVFCIIAILGIFSSLFSILESSAVVFTLALVVAETSAKQSMVTVAAFGRKIHEGFGAMSVDNTKLSDFVIGMVFSAVVCFVFLGVPGLESLIVAQVAALLVLNTANRHFGGVSGDVMGASNEIGRLACLLFIAGVLWMQ
- a CDS encoding phosphatidylglycerophosphatase A; amino-acid sequence: MKLSDIKKEKKKKNQPEEVEDNNVKGIMKVLEDAGLPEEVLVSAAMELYVPHPGVENKDIAQQVFKRELRLALSDPNLCILLYAGLLLEKEGEKGELPGMSKETFKKDLTFLIVDEVIGMSIAKYISGDKGIFEYVRFDKLKPGILSKLGPFMDDVVAGLIGGASANMYSRGKDDGGKAKKALPGKRRSGFAG